A window of Fictibacillus halophilus contains these coding sequences:
- a CDS encoding PhoH family protein: protein MLNKRYVLDTNVLLQDPYSIQSFGDSEVIIPAVVLEEVDSKKRYMDEIGRNAREVSRLIDRVRQNGQLHKGVPLENGGTLRVELNHKSFKRLQETFVEQTNDNRILAVTLNLKQEEEEKKSGIKVILVSKDVLVRVKADALGIEAEDFLSDRVIDKNDQTYTGYKEIYVQGDLLNKFYEKNELQLIELTGHSFHPHQFVILKDVFRSSVSALGKVDENGKTLKPLRYDSEQIWGIRARNVQQKMAFELLLRKDLPLVTLIGKAGTGKTLITLAAALLQTEDLKDYIKLFIARPIVPVGKDIGYLPGEKEEKLKPWMQPVYDNLEYLFNTKKSGELEKILAGIGSIHVEALTYIRGRSLPDQFIIIDEAQNLTKHEVKTILTRVGEGSKIVLLGDPQQIDHPYLDEFTNGLTYVVEKFKDQALSGHVRLEKGERSSLAQIAADLL from the coding sequence ATGTTGAATAAACGATACGTCCTAGATACGAACGTACTGTTGCAGGATCCATATTCCATACAATCTTTTGGAGATAGTGAAGTGATTATTCCTGCAGTCGTGTTAGAAGAAGTGGATTCAAAAAAACGTTACATGGACGAAATTGGAAGAAATGCACGTGAGGTTTCTCGTTTAATCGATAGGGTCAGACAAAATGGACAGCTTCATAAAGGGGTTCCGCTAGAAAATGGAGGTACACTTCGAGTCGAACTCAATCATAAATCTTTTAAAAGACTTCAGGAAACTTTTGTTGAACAGACAAACGATAACCGGATACTGGCTGTAACCCTAAACCTTAAACAAGAAGAAGAAGAGAAGAAAAGTGGCATCAAAGTTATACTAGTCTCAAAAGATGTGCTCGTACGAGTAAAAGCAGACGCACTTGGAATTGAAGCAGAAGACTTTCTGAGCGATAGAGTGATCGACAAGAATGACCAAACGTATACCGGTTACAAAGAAATTTATGTACAAGGTGATCTGTTGAATAAGTTTTATGAAAAAAATGAACTTCAATTGATCGAGTTAACAGGACACTCGTTTCATCCTCATCAATTTGTAATTTTAAAAGACGTGTTCAGGTCTTCGGTTTCTGCTCTTGGAAAAGTGGATGAAAACGGTAAGACGTTAAAGCCGCTTCGGTACGATTCAGAACAGATCTGGGGAATCCGAGCAAGAAATGTTCAGCAGAAGATGGCGTTTGAGTTACTTTTACGTAAAGATTTACCGCTCGTGACTCTGATCGGTAAAGCTGGAACCGGAAAAACGCTGATCACGCTCGCTGCAGCACTTCTTCAAACAGAGGATTTAAAAGATTATATTAAGCTATTTATTGCTCGACCGATTGTTCCGGTTGGAAAAGATATCGGCTATCTGCCAGGGGAAAAAGAAGAAAAATTAAAACCGTGGATGCAGCCTGTCTATGACAACTTAGAATATTTATTTAATACAAAAAAATCAGGTGAACTTGAAAAAATTCTAGCGGGCATCGGTTCTATTCATGTTGAAGCACTGACTTATATTCGTGGAAGAAGTTTGCCAGACCAATTCATTATCATCGATGAAGCCCAAAATTTAACGAAGCATGAAGTGAAGACCATCTTAACACGGGTAGGAGAAGGCAGTAAGATCGTTCTCTTAGGAGATCCTCAACAGATCGACCATCCGTATTTAGATGAGTTTACGAATGGATTAACGTATGTAGTTGAGAAATTTAAGGATCAAGCGTTGAGTGGGCATGTTCGCTTAGAAAAAGGAGAACGTTCATCACTTGCTCAGATTGCTGCTGATTTATTATAA
- a CDS encoding YlaI family protein, whose amino-acid sequence MRVKCVLCDTIEVIENECSLAKKLRNRPIHTFMCESCRERITRKTAEREATGNFTLYRSPDTNNDW is encoded by the coding sequence ATGCGTGTAAAATGCGTATTATGCGATACGATCGAAGTAATTGAAAATGAATGCTCACTTGCAAAAAAATTAAGAAACCGTCCCATACACACGTTCATGTGCGAATCTTGCAGAGAACGCATAACGCGAAAAACCGCGGAGCGTGAAGCTACAGGTAATTTCACATTATATCGAAGTCCGGATACAAACAATGATTGGTAA
- the pyc gene encoding pyruvate carboxylase, protein MSRKISKVLVANRGEIAIRIFRACTELDIRTVAIYSKEDTGSYHRYKADEAYLVGEGKKPIDAYLDIEGIIEIAKTNGVDAVHPGYGFLSENKEFAERCNEEGIIFIGPNQKHLDVFGDKVKARQTAIDANIPVIPGSDGPVNSLSEVRDFALSNGFPIIIKASMGGGGRGMRIVRSENSLAESYDRAKSEAKAAFGKDEVYVEKFVENPKHIEVQILGDHEGNLVHLYERDCSVQRRHQKVVEVAPSVSLSDELRHDICESAVSLMKHVDYINAGTVEYLVTPDGKFYFIEVNPRVQVEHTITEMVTGIDIVQSQILIAEGYPLHGKEIGIPKQEDIYCHGYAIQSRVTTEDPSNQFMPDTGKIMAYRSGGGFGVRLDAGNGFQGAIITPFYDSLLVKVSTWALSYEQAASKMLRNLKEFRIRGIKTNIAFLENVVTHQKFLSGDYDTSFIDTSSELFVFPKRKDRGTKMLSYIGATTINGFPGLAKQDKPNFAKPRIPKIKHSESIPNGTKQLLDAEGPEAVSRWIKDQKRLLLTDTTFRDGHQSLLATRVRTNDLLHIAEPTARLWPEMFSLEMWGGATFDVSYRFLNEDPWDRLIKLREKAPNVLFQMLLRASNAVGYKNYPDNVVEEFVKKSAMAGIDVFRIFDSLNWVEGMKVAIRAVRETGKIAEAAICYTGDILDPNRTKYDLKYYVNLAKELEAEGAHILAIKDMAGLLKPQAAYDLVSALKQSIDIPIHLHTHDTSGNGIYTYAKAAEAGVDIVDVAVSSMAGQTSQPSANSLYYALAGNERQPEMNIDHVKDLSSYWEDIRKYYSGFESNSAAPDPEVYEHEMPGGQFSNLQQQAKAVGLGDRWDEVKQMYRRVNDMFGDVVKVTPSSKVVGDMALYMVQNNLTEDDVYDRGDSLDFPDSVVEFFQGYLGQPYEGFPRELQRIILKGREPLSVRPGELLEAADFNDMKETLFHKINRQVTSFDVLAYALYPKVFLDREKMYSQFGDISVLDTPTFFYGMKLGEEIEVEIEQGKTLIVKLVSIGEAQNDGSRVLYFELNGQSREIVVIDESAKVTVSAKQKVDPSNPSQIGASMPGTVIKVLVEKGEKVKKGDHLMITEAMKMETTVQAPFDGTVKEISVQNGEGIAAGDLLIELIK, encoded by the coding sequence ATGAGTAGAAAAATCAGCAAAGTCTTAGTAGCAAACCGAGGAGAAATTGCAATTCGGATTTTCAGAGCCTGTACCGAACTAGATATACGAACAGTAGCTATATATTCAAAAGAAGATACGGGATCTTATCATCGTTATAAAGCGGATGAAGCCTATCTTGTAGGCGAAGGAAAGAAACCGATCGATGCTTATCTTGATATTGAAGGCATTATTGAGATCGCAAAGACGAATGGTGTTGACGCGGTTCATCCAGGATACGGCTTTTTGTCGGAGAACAAGGAATTTGCAGAACGCTGTAATGAAGAAGGAATCATTTTCATTGGTCCAAACCAAAAACACCTAGATGTTTTCGGAGATAAAGTGAAAGCTAGACAAACAGCTATTGATGCTAACATTCCAGTAATTCCAGGTAGTGATGGACCTGTTAACAGTCTTTCAGAAGTGAGAGACTTTGCTCTGAGTAATGGTTTTCCAATTATCATCAAGGCTTCTATGGGTGGAGGCGGACGCGGAATGCGTATCGTCAGAAGTGAGAACTCCCTTGCGGAAAGTTACGACCGTGCCAAATCGGAGGCTAAAGCTGCTTTTGGTAAAGATGAAGTATACGTCGAAAAATTTGTAGAGAACCCAAAACATATCGAAGTACAGATCCTCGGTGATCATGAAGGTAACTTAGTGCATTTATATGAGCGTGACTGTTCTGTTCAAAGAAGACATCAGAAGGTAGTTGAAGTTGCACCAAGTGTCTCGCTATCTGATGAGCTTCGTCACGATATTTGTGAATCTGCCGTATCTTTGATGAAGCATGTGGATTATATCAATGCAGGAACAGTTGAGTACCTCGTAACGCCAGACGGCAAATTTTATTTCATAGAAGTGAATCCTAGGGTTCAAGTAGAGCACACGATTACAGAGATGGTTACGGGTATCGATATTGTACAATCTCAAATTTTAATAGCAGAAGGATACCCACTACACGGAAAAGAGATTGGTATTCCGAAGCAAGAAGATATTTATTGTCACGGATATGCGATCCAATCACGCGTAACAACGGAAGATCCTTCTAATCAGTTTATGCCTGACACTGGTAAAATTATGGCTTATCGTTCGGGTGGAGGTTTTGGGGTTCGATTGGATGCCGGAAATGGCTTCCAAGGTGCGATTATCACGCCTTTCTATGATTCTTTGCTCGTTAAAGTGTCTACGTGGGCTTTATCGTATGAACAAGCAGCTTCTAAAATGTTAAGAAACTTAAAAGAGTTTCGTATTCGTGGTATCAAAACAAACATTGCTTTCCTTGAGAATGTTGTAACTCACCAAAAGTTTTTGTCAGGTGACTATGATACTTCGTTCATTGATACGAGCAGTGAACTCTTCGTTTTCCCAAAGCGTAAAGATAGAGGAACGAAGATGCTCTCATATATCGGTGCAACAACAATTAATGGTTTTCCAGGTCTAGCTAAACAGGATAAGCCTAATTTTGCTAAACCGCGGATTCCTAAAATTAAACATTCTGAGTCAATCCCTAATGGAACAAAACAATTGTTAGACGCTGAAGGACCAGAAGCAGTGTCTCGTTGGATTAAGGATCAAAAGAGGCTCCTTCTTACGGATACAACGTTCCGAGATGGTCACCAATCGTTGCTAGCGACTCGCGTTCGTACGAATGACCTTCTCCATATTGCTGAACCGACCGCTAGACTATGGCCAGAAATGTTCTCACTCGAGATGTGGGGAGGAGCAACGTTTGATGTTTCTTATCGTTTCTTAAATGAAGATCCATGGGATCGCTTAATTAAGCTGAGAGAAAAAGCTCCTAATGTGTTGTTCCAAATGTTACTTAGAGCTTCTAATGCGGTAGGATACAAAAACTATCCAGATAACGTCGTTGAGGAGTTCGTTAAAAAGTCAGCTATGGCAGGAATCGATGTATTCCGAATTTTTGATAGCTTAAACTGGGTAGAAGGTATGAAAGTGGCAATCCGAGCTGTTCGTGAGACTGGGAAGATTGCCGAAGCAGCCATTTGCTATACAGGAGATATTTTAGATCCGAACCGAACAAAGTATGATTTGAAATATTATGTGAATCTAGCAAAAGAGCTTGAAGCAGAAGGAGCACATATTCTAGCTATTAAAGATATGGCGGGACTTTTAAAACCTCAAGCTGCTTATGACCTCGTATCAGCGCTGAAGCAATCGATTGATATCCCGATCCACCTGCATACACATGACACAAGTGGAAACGGAATCTATACTTATGCGAAAGCTGCTGAAGCAGGTGTTGATATCGTAGACGTTGCTGTAAGTTCAATGGCAGGTCAAACATCTCAGCCGAGTGCAAATTCACTTTATTACGCGTTAGCTGGTAACGAAAGACAGCCTGAAATGAACATTGATCATGTTAAAGACCTATCCTCATATTGGGAAGATATCAGAAAATATTATTCAGGTTTTGAAAGCAACTCGGCTGCACCAGATCCGGAAGTATATGAGCATGAGATGCCAGGTGGGCAGTTTAGTAATCTACAGCAGCAAGCAAAGGCGGTTGGTCTTGGTGACCGCTGGGATGAAGTCAAACAAATGTATCGTAGAGTGAATGATATGTTTGGCGATGTTGTTAAAGTTACTCCATCATCAAAAGTTGTAGGTGACATGGCGCTGTATATGGTTCAGAACAACTTAACAGAAGATGATGTTTACGATAGAGGAGATTCCTTGGATTTCCCTGACTCTGTTGTAGAATTCTTTCAAGGGTACCTAGGACAGCCGTACGAAGGTTTTCCTAGAGAACTGCAACGTATCATCTTAAAAGGAAGAGAACCTCTGTCAGTGAGGCCAGGAGAGCTTTTAGAGGCTGCTGATTTTAATGACATGAAGGAAACGTTATTCCACAAGATAAATCGCCAAGTAACAAGTTTTGATGTTTTGGCGTATGCATTATATCCAAAGGTATTCTTGGATCGTGAAAAGATGTATTCACAATTCGGTGATATTTCCGTTCTTGATACTCCGACGTTCTTCTATGGAATGAAGCTTGGAGAAGAAATTGAAGTCGAGATCGAACAAGGTAAGACTTTGATCGTGAAGCTCGTTTCAATCGGTGAAGCTCAGAATGATGGATCTAGAGTTCTTTACTTTGAACTTAACGGTCAATCTCGTGAAAT
- a CDS encoding YlaN family protein codes for MATGHRERAFELLKADADKILKLIEVQMENLTMPQCPLYEEVLDTQMFGLSREIDFAVRLNLVEEETGKKLLESLEKQLTALHDASMKK; via the coding sequence ATGGCAACTGGACATCGGGAAAGGGCATTTGAACTATTAAAAGCAGATGCAGACAAAATCCTGAAACTAATTGAAGTTCAAATGGAAAACTTAACAATGCCACAATGTCCCCTCTATGAGGAAGTATTGGATACGCAAATGTTTGGTTTGTCCCGTGAAATAGATTTTGCAGTCCGTTTAAACCTGGTCGAAGAAGAAACAGGTAAGAAATTATTAGAATCACTTGAAAAGCAGTTAACTGCTTTGCACGATGCCTCAATGAAAAAATGA
- a CDS encoding YhcN/YlaJ family sporulation lipoprotein, producing MKIFRIVAVLSAIFVLFGCMNNNNDNAQNDENTPRLTKVNQTANSKKPHQPKGSQEISKHLVGLATGIPGVEDATAVVLGPYAVVGIDVDHKLDNSKVGSIKYSVAESLKNDPNGKNALVTADPDTVERLRQMGIQIRQGHPIGGIMKELAGIVGRLMPQVPHSIQTKKPSPTETNNSQLSKREQQELKNQQQKQEKSDKNQPQRLNES from the coding sequence TTGAAAATATTTCGTATCGTAGCCGTCCTTAGTGCTATATTCGTACTGTTTGGCTGCATGAACAATAATAATGATAATGCTCAAAATGACGAGAATACCCCGAGGCTTACTAAAGTCAACCAAACTGCAAACAGCAAAAAGCCTCACCAGCCAAAAGGTTCTCAAGAAATATCGAAACACCTTGTAGGATTAGCTACCGGTATACCGGGTGTAGAAGATGCAACAGCTGTTGTGTTAGGACCTTATGCCGTAGTTGGGATAGATGTAGATCATAAGCTTGATAATTCTAAGGTTGGTTCTATTAAATATTCTGTAGCTGAATCTTTGAAAAACGATCCGAATGGTAAGAATGCTCTCGTTACAGCTGATCCTGATACGGTAGAAAGACTTCGTCAAATGGGTATACAAATCCGTCAAGGTCATCCGATCGGCGGTATTATGAAAGAACTCGCAGGAATAGTTGGACGACTGATGCCACAAGTCCCTCACAGCATTCAGACGAAAAAGCCATCACCAACAGAAACGAACAACAGTCAATTATCTAAAAGAGAACAACAAGAACTAAAGAACCAACAACAAAAACAAGAAAAATCAGATAAAAATCAGCCTCAACGATTAAATGAAAGCTGA
- the ftsW gene encoding putative lipid II flippase FtsW: MNNVKKAVRPYDYSLIVAVLLLCSAGLVMIYSASIGVTINKYDYSSSFFFTRQLVFLLVGIGLMYFTMRFNVQIYKKLMMPIVVFSILILIFVLLFGREVNNAKSWLYIGPIGIQPAEFIKLTLAIYLAAIYSKKQGKMQDFKKGVIPPLTIFAIMFLLILRQPDLGTGIIVSGVAGVILFCSGIKFKHIFSMAALAGIVGLGIFLRLTPEQLSRFDAAFAPFKDPAGDGYQLVNGYISIAAGGMTGSGLGESIQKYGFLPEPHTDFIIAIIAEELGFIGVFSIIALLGYIVLKGFYIGMQSNDTYSSLLAFGIAGMIGIQTVVNLGAAVGLLPITGVPLPFISYGGSSLLLFLTSMGILINISAKVNLNKKVPDRKPEVNRKIKAIM; the protein is encoded by the coding sequence GTGAACAACGTGAAAAAAGCAGTAAGACCCTATGACTATTCTTTGATAGTAGCCGTACTATTATTGTGCAGTGCTGGTTTAGTCATGATCTACAGCGCGAGTATAGGGGTAACGATCAATAAATACGATTATAGCAGCAGCTTTTTCTTTACAAGACAACTAGTCTTTCTACTAGTTGGGATAGGACTCATGTATTTTACAATGAGATTTAATGTTCAAATCTATAAAAAGCTAATGATGCCTATTGTCGTATTTTCTATTCTTATATTGATATTTGTATTATTGTTCGGGCGAGAAGTAAACAACGCAAAAAGCTGGTTATACATAGGTCCGATCGGTATTCAACCTGCTGAATTTATCAAGCTAACACTGGCTATCTACTTAGCAGCCATCTATTCAAAGAAACAAGGTAAGATGCAAGATTTCAAAAAAGGAGTCATCCCTCCATTAACGATCTTCGCCATTATGTTTCTATTGATTCTTAGACAGCCTGACTTAGGGACAGGCATAATCGTTTCAGGGGTTGCTGGAGTTATTCTATTCTGCTCAGGAATAAAATTCAAACATATATTTTCAATGGCAGCATTAGCGGGTATCGTAGGATTAGGTATATTCCTTCGTTTGACACCTGAACAACTTTCCCGTTTCGATGCAGCATTTGCACCTTTCAAAGATCCTGCGGGTGACGGATATCAGCTCGTGAATGGTTATATTTCAATCGCTGCTGGTGGAATGACAGGATCAGGTCTAGGTGAGAGTATTCAGAAATATGGGTTTCTTCCTGAACCACACACTGATTTTATCATTGCCATCATTGCTGAAGAACTTGGTTTTATTGGAGTATTCTCCATTATCGCTTTATTAGGATATATCGTACTAAAAGGATTCTATATTGGCATGCAAAGTAATGATACATATTCAAGCCTATTAGCTTTTGGTATCGCTGGTATGATAGGTATTCAAACAGTGGTCAACCTAGGTGCGGCAGTAGGGTTACTACCGATTACTGGTGTTCCTTTGCCATTTATTTCGTACGGGGGCTCATCCCTTCTTTTGTTTCTAACATCGATGGGGATTCTCATAAATATTTCTGCAAAAGTAAATCTGAACAAAAAAGTGCCTGATCGAAAGCCCGAAGTAAACAGAAAGATAAAAGCTATCATGTAA
- a CDS encoding peptidyl-prolyl cis-trans isomerase, which yields MEFIVALNGKVNYPLTLDPGVWIFDDRKEDLHTLFDLDKSKENEQEKYLKEVSAHWDRELQEGAVPPSEQKKQSSKTTLKETLLTSSFAISLSYFIYNAQPHPDAEKVRIESGDGSVEITFEEAQNGYFAFSNNGKPLKEDGPVHFYFGDGRNKENPIKHISAVTIL from the coding sequence ATGGAATTCATCGTAGCATTAAACGGAAAAGTAAACTATCCCCTTACATTAGATCCAGGAGTTTGGATTTTTGATGATAGAAAAGAGGATTTACACACATTGTTCGATTTAGATAAATCGAAGGAAAACGAGCAAGAAAAGTACTTAAAAGAAGTGTCTGCACATTGGGACAGAGAACTGCAAGAAGGCGCAGTCCCCCCTTCAGAACAAAAGAAACAAAGTTCAAAAACGACTTTAAAAGAAACCCTTTTAACAAGTTCATTCGCAATTTCTCTATCTTATTTTATCTATAATGCACAACCGCACCCTGACGCAGAAAAAGTTAGGATAGAGTCAGGGGACGGAAGCGTTGAAATCACATTTGAGGAAGCACAAAACGGCTACTTTGCTTTTTCCAATAATGGAAAACCGCTTAAAGAAGATGGTCCTGTTCATTTTTATTTTGGTGATGGTCGTAACAAAGAAAATCCGATCAAACACATTTCAGCAGTAACTATTCTTTAA